One Camelina sativa cultivar DH55 chromosome 3, Cs, whole genome shotgun sequence genomic window carries:
- the LOC109130626 gene encoding probable leucine-rich repeat receptor-like protein kinase At1g35710 — protein MHNLHEHSSILGTKCFLVFWILVPILGALVILSICAGIFTYCLRKQKQKNRKNNSDAETGETLSIFCYDGKIKYQDIIQSTNGFDPRYLIGIGGYGNVYKANLPSAIVAVKKLHQTMDEEMSKPVVNQEFLNEVRALTEIRHPNVVKLFGFWAHRRHTFLIYEYMEKGSFKKNLADDIEAKHLNWTKRINIVKGVAYALPYMHHDSSTLIVHHDISSDNILLDNDYEAKISDFGTAKLLKIDSSNWSAVAGTYGYVAPGKSKINETKIPKFEVKI, from the exons ATGCATAATTTACAT GAGCACTCGTCAATCCTAGGAACAAAATGCTTCCTTGTGTTTTGGATACTAGTGCCAATCCTAGGAGCACTCGTCATTCTCTCTATATGCGCAGGGATATTTACCTACTGCCTtcggaaacaaaaacagaaaaatagaaagaacaaCTCAGATGCTGAAACTGGAGAGACTTTGtccatcttttgctatgatggCAAAATCAAATACCAAGATATCATCCAATCCACAAACGGATTTGATCCAAGATACCTGATCGGAATCGGAGGATACGGCAATGTCTACAAAGCAAACCTCCCAAGTGCAATCGTAGCCGTTAAAAAGCTACACCAGACGATGGACGAAGAGATGTCAAAGCCAGTGGTGAATCAAGAGTTCCTAAACGAGGTAAGAGCGTTAACAGAGATCCGTCACCCCAACGTAGTGAAGCTCTTCGGCTTCTGGGCCCACCGCCGCCACACTTTCCTGATTTATGAGTACATGGAAAAaggaagttttaaaaaaaatttagctgACGACATAGAAGCGAAGCATCTCAACTGGACCAAAAGGATCAACATCGTGAAAGGTGTGGCTTATGCGTTACCGTATATGCACCATGACAGCTCAACTCTGATCGTCCACCATGATATTAGCAGCGACAACATCCTTCTGGATAACGATTACGAAGCTAAGATCTCCGATTTTGGCACAGCGAAGCTTCTCAAAATAGATTCCTCCAACTGGTCCGCCGTTGCCGGAACCTACGGCTACGTCGCTCCAGGTAAATCTAAAATCAATGAAACTAAAATCCCTAAATTCGAAGTTAAAATTTGA